In the genome of Populus alba chromosome 11, ASM523922v2, whole genome shotgun sequence, one region contains:
- the LOC118043699 gene encoding fatty-acid-binding protein 3, chloroplastic isoform X2 produces MAMSMCSTQAWNILHHFPLKSPIHPVSLPFYKTHSDFSPLSTFPHLNNNSTPTHLSFKASSSSSSSFSVGRAEYTEETATKEKFQRSLSLPGCSTSLSLLGTGYREKVFAIIGVKVYAAGLYVNPSILSTLSTWKGQSASEIQENSALFSSIFQAPLEKSLQIVLVRDIDGKTFWDALDDAISPRIKTATPVDESALSTFRSIFQGRSLKKGTLIFLTWLNPSKMLMLQLSQKMLLLHFLTYFSEMLQFLRP; encoded by the exons ATGGCAATGTCAATGTGTTCTACTCAGGCCTGGAATATCTTACATCATTTTCCACTCAAATCTCCAATCCATCCAGTTTCGTTACCATTCTATAAAACCCACTCTGATTTCTCACCCTTATCCACATTCCCTCACCTCAACAACAACTCAACTCCAACCCACCTCTCTTTCAAagcatcctcctcctcctcctcctctttttcAG TTGGGAGAGCAGAATACACAGAGGAAACAGCAACCAAAGAGAAATTTCAGAGATCGTTGAGTTTACCGGGTTGCTCTACCTCATTATCATTGCTTGGAACTG GATACAGGGAGAAGGTTTTTGCAATAATTGGTGTTAAGGTATATGCTGCAGGGCTATATGTCAATCCATCCATCTTAAGTACATTGAGCACTTGGAAAGGACAATCAGCCAGTGAGATTCAAGAGAATTCAGCTTTGTTTAGCTCGATTTTCCAAG CTCCCTTGGAAAAATCATTACAGATTGTTCTGGTGAGAGATATTGATGGTAAAACTTTCTGGGATGCCTTGGATGACGCCATATCCCCAAGAATCAAAACTGCCACTCCAGTTGATGAGTCTGCTCTGTCCACATTCCGAAGCATCTTCCAAGGTCGAAGTCTTAAGAAAGgaactttgatatttttgacTTGGCTGAATCCCTCCAAGATGCTA ATGCTACAATTGAGTCAGAAAATGTTACTTCTGCACTTTTTGACGTATTTTTCGGAGATGCTCCAGTTTCTCCGTCCTTGA
- the LOC118043699 gene encoding fatty-acid-binding protein 3, chloroplastic isoform X1: MAMSMCSTQAWNILHHFPLKSPIHPVSLPFYKTHSDFSPLSTFPHLNNNSTPTHLSFKASSSSSSSFSVGRAEYTEETATKEKFQRSLSLPGCSTSLSLLGTGYREKVFAIIGVKVYAAGLYVNPSILSTLSTWKGQSASEIQENSALFSSIFQAPLEKSLQIVLVRDIDGKTFWDALDDAISPRIKTATPVDESALSTFRSIFQGRSLKKGTLIFLTWLNPSKMLVCVSSDGIPSSADATIESENVTSALFDVFFGDAPVSPSLKNSAANGLATILK, from the exons ATGGCAATGTCAATGTGTTCTACTCAGGCCTGGAATATCTTACATCATTTTCCACTCAAATCTCCAATCCATCCAGTTTCGTTACCATTCTATAAAACCCACTCTGATTTCTCACCCTTATCCACATTCCCTCACCTCAACAACAACTCAACTCCAACCCACCTCTCTTTCAAagcatcctcctcctcctcctcctctttttcAG TTGGGAGAGCAGAATACACAGAGGAAACAGCAACCAAAGAGAAATTTCAGAGATCGTTGAGTTTACCGGGTTGCTCTACCTCATTATCATTGCTTGGAACTG GATACAGGGAGAAGGTTTTTGCAATAATTGGTGTTAAGGTATATGCTGCAGGGCTATATGTCAATCCATCCATCTTAAGTACATTGAGCACTTGGAAAGGACAATCAGCCAGTGAGATTCAAGAGAATTCAGCTTTGTTTAGCTCGATTTTCCAAG CTCCCTTGGAAAAATCATTACAGATTGTTCTGGTGAGAGATATTGATGGTAAAACTTTCTGGGATGCCTTGGATGACGCCATATCCCCAAGAATCAAAACTGCCACTCCAGTTGATGAGTCTGCTCTGTCCACATTCCGAAGCATCTTCCAAGGTCGAAGTCTTAAGAAAGgaactttgatatttttgacTTGGCTGAATCCCTCCAAGATGCTA GTTTGTGTCTCATCTGATGGTATTCCCTCTAGTGCAGATGCTACAATTGAGTCAGAAAATGTTACTTCTGCACTTTTTGACGTATTTTTCGGAGATGCTCCAGTTTCTCCGTCCTTGAAAAACTCAGCAGCCAATGGCCTTGCAACTATCCTCAAGTGA
- the LOC118043686 gene encoding receptor-like serine/threonine-protein kinase At1g78530: MVEVLEFKEVSSRRVPVHGRWEDGDVQACSDAIPKILKRTLKSRNKDIIGPEERKVTVKVDVYSFGVVLLELLTGMKPTDEEFFEEGTKLVTWVKAVVEDKREEHVLDSSLKCSPTEEINKVFRIAFMCLEPEPSKRPTMDEIVKMLEQARSERVVEEY, from the exons atggttgaGGTGTTAGAGTTCAAAGAGGTGTCATCTAGGCGAGTGCCTGTGCATGGGAG GTGGGAAGATGGTGATGTTCAAGCCTGCAGTGATGCAATCCCTAAAATCTTGAAAAGGACACTTAAATCGAGAAACAAGGACATCATAGGGCCGGAGGAGC GGAAAGTGACTGTGAAAGTGGATGTATACAGCTTTGGAGTTGTCCTGCTCGAACTTCTAACTGGAATGAAGCCAACAGATGAAGAATTTTTCGAGGAAGGAACCAAGCTTGTAACATGG GTGAAGGCAGTTGTTGAAGATAAAAGGGAAGAGCATGTCCTTGACAGTAGCTTAAAGTGCAGTCCCACTGAAGAGATTAATAAAGTATTCAGAATAGCATTCATGTGCCTTGAACCAGAGCCCTCCAAGAGACCTACCATGGATGAGATTGTCAAGATGCTTGAGCAAGCTAGATCGGAGAGGGTTGTGGAAGAGTACTAA
- the LOC118043697 gene encoding SH2 domain-containing protein B isoform X2, with protein MGGRNNNNVINRKDYILLKDFRMEIEVENEKDLSLSFWVYLIDSSTTTFPATIIKQVYPDITSCAPFLVLNEKIITLFPLLHAHKETTNCSNSTSMEIKCPLENWIHVGFEVLTDIFRLHINGEIVSEQPQSSSLDKNWNSNGLRKIALVGSCADDGLQGYVYHAEVLPLSLSIKDHYVKDPPLWLSIDLSSTSEIDEDNDGIWNIVGGKASCRRVFSLDVVLLNAMSQAINKELEIVASLVYADSGLPVEKTSDDEDPLLTSCDGIDFSNYDRPGKLLHGRASLKLKISQLSSKCDNKLFRIKLKIPKFSGYHFLEAFSHPIRCISRSRNPRTSLSWKRPTSVAEPFNKSQSFGLYNGSIELQHNSIHEIRPSPSSKRIKLGQEKTSTMEKPDVECYSDAWTTNQVENAPRIPLDRGAEIVEEADNSPSVSDSIKERLSDFNITSSSSYSISDVTIFKYCLGGLTDRALLLKEVATSASEEELFRLANEVSLYSGCSHHRRQIVIAKRLIEEGTKVWNSISQNNRLIHWENVIFEIEEQFMRITCSSTRSLTAKDFELLRRIAGCREYMAQENFEKIWRWLYPVAFTLASDSINTIWNSTSPKWIEGLITKEEAELSLQGPRGLQEPGTFVLRFPTSRSWPHPDAVVRKGR; from the exons ATGGGTGGtcgtaataataataatgtgatAAACAGAAAAGATTACATTTTGCTGAAAGATTTCAGAATGGAAATCGAAGTTGAAAACGAAAAAGatttatctctctctttctggGTTTATCTTATTGACTCCTCCACCACAACATTTCCTGCGACAATCATCAAACAG GTTTACCCGGATATTACTAGCTGTGCTCCTTTTCTTGTTCTGAATGAGAAGATAATCACGCTTTTTCCACTTCTCCATGCACACAAAGAAACTACAAATTGTAGTAATTCTACATCAATGGAGATTAAATGTCCTCTGGAAAACTGGATTCATGTTGGATTTGAG GTTCTTACTGATATTTTTCGGCTTCACATTAATGGGGAGATTGTAAGCGAGCAGCCTCAGTCATCCTCCCTTGACAAAAACTGGAATTCCAATGGACTGAGGAAGATAGCATTAGTTGGTTCTTGTGCAGATGATGGCCTGCAGGGTTATGTTTACCATGCAGAAGTCTTGCCTTTAAGCTTGTCCATTAAGGATCACTATGTTAAG GATCCACCTCTGTGGTTATCAATTGATCTCTCATCCACctctgaaattgatgaagacaATGATGGCATCTGGAATATTGTTGGAGGCAAG GCTTCATGTCGTAGGGTTTTTTCCTTGGATGTGGTTTTATTAAATGCAATGAGCCAGGCTATAAACAAGGAATTGGAG ATTGTTGCTTCACTGGTATATGCGGACAGTGGGCTTCCTGTGGAGAAGACATCTGATGATGAAGATCCCCTTTTGACAAGCTGCGATGGGattgatttttctaattatgATAGACCAGGAAAACTATTGCATGGGCGTGCATCTTTGAAGCTCAAAATATCTCAG CTTTCATCCAAGTGTGATAATAAGCTTTTCCgcattaaactaaaaatcccAAAATTCAGTGGGTATCATTTCCTGGAGGCATTTTCCCATCCAATCCGTTGCATCTCTCGAAGTCGTAATCCCCGGACATCTCTGTCATGGAAAAGGCCAACCTCTGTTGCTGAACCTTTCAACAAATCTCAATCATTTGGACTATATAATGGATCTATAGAATTGCAGCACAACTCCATCCATGAGATAAGACCTAGTCCATCATCAAAACGGATCAAACTTGGGCAAGAAAAGACATCTACCATGGAGAAGCCAGATGTGGAATGCTACTCTGATGCTTGGACAACTAATCAG GTTGAGAATGCACCCCGGATACCATTAGACAGGGGAGCAGAGATTGTTGAAGAAGCAGACAATTCACCATCTGTGTCAGACAGTATCAAAGAAAGGTTATCGGATTTCAATATCACATCAAGCAGCAGCTATTCGATATCAGATGTGACCATTTTTAAATACTGCCTGGGAGGATTGACAGATAGGGCTCTTCTGCTGAAGGAGGTTGCAACCTCTGCCTCTGAAGAAGAGCTTTTTAGGCTTGCAAATGAGGTGTCTCTATACTCAGGATGTTCACACCACAG ACGACAGATAGTGATAGCAAAGAGGTTGATAGAGGAAGGAACCAAAGTTTGGAATTCAATCTCACAAAACAACCGCCTCATTCATTGGGAGAATGTGATTTTTGAGATTGAAGAGCAATTCATGAGGATTACTTGCTCCAGTACTAGATCCCTCACAGCAAAG GATTTTGAGCTCCTGAGGAGAATTGCTGGATGCCGGGAATATATGGCccaagaaaattttgagaagaTATGGCGTTGGCTGTATCCTGTTGCTTTTACATTGGCAAGCGATTCAATAAATACAATATGGAATTCTACATCGCCAAAGTGGATAGAAGGACTTATcacaaaggaagaagcagaaCTGTCACTTCAGGGTCCGAGGGGCCTTCAAGAGCCTGGAACATTTGTTCTGCGGTTTCCCACTTCAAGGAGCTGGCCCCATCCTGATGCAG TTGTGAGGAAAGGGAGATGA
- the LOC118043697 gene encoding SH2 domain-containing protein A isoform X1, producing the protein MGGRNNNNVINRKDYILLKDFRMEIEVENEKDLSLSFWVYLIDSSTTTFPATIIKQVYPDITSCAPFLVLNEKIITLFPLLHAHKETTNCSNSTSMEIKCPLENWIHVGFEVLTDIFRLHINGEIVSEQPQSSSLDKNWNSNGLRKIALVGSCADDGLQGYVYHAEVLPLSLSIKDHYVKDPPLWLSIDLSSTSEIDEDNDGIWNIVGGKASCRRVFSLDVVLLNAMSQAINKELEIVASLVYADSGLPVEKTSDDEDPLLTSCDGIDFSNYDRPGKLLHGRASLKLKISQLSSKCDNKLFRIKLKIPKFSGYHFLEAFSHPIRCISRSRNPRTSLSWKRPTSVAEPFNKSQSFGLYNGSIELQHNSIHEIRPSPSSKRIKLGQEKTSTMEKPDVECYSDAWTTNQVENAPRIPLDRGAEIVEEADNSPSVSDSIKERLSDFNITSSSSYSISDVTIFKYCLGGLTDRALLLKEVATSASEEELFRLANEVSLYSGCSHHRRQIVIAKRLIEEGTKVWNSISQNNRLIHWENVIFEIEEQFMRITCSSTRSLTAKDFELLRRIAGCREYMAQENFEKIWRWLYPVAFTLASDSINTIWNSTSPKWIEGLITKEEAELSLQGPRGLQEPGTFVLRFPTSRSWPHPDAGSLIVTYVGSDYTVHHRLLSLDYIYSCEEREMNLKSLEHMLLAEPELSRLGRIVRQSQLT; encoded by the exons ATGGGTGGtcgtaataataataatgtgatAAACAGAAAAGATTACATTTTGCTGAAAGATTTCAGAATGGAAATCGAAGTTGAAAACGAAAAAGatttatctctctctttctggGTTTATCTTATTGACTCCTCCACCACAACATTTCCTGCGACAATCATCAAACAG GTTTACCCGGATATTACTAGCTGTGCTCCTTTTCTTGTTCTGAATGAGAAGATAATCACGCTTTTTCCACTTCTCCATGCACACAAAGAAACTACAAATTGTAGTAATTCTACATCAATGGAGATTAAATGTCCTCTGGAAAACTGGATTCATGTTGGATTTGAG GTTCTTACTGATATTTTTCGGCTTCACATTAATGGGGAGATTGTAAGCGAGCAGCCTCAGTCATCCTCCCTTGACAAAAACTGGAATTCCAATGGACTGAGGAAGATAGCATTAGTTGGTTCTTGTGCAGATGATGGCCTGCAGGGTTATGTTTACCATGCAGAAGTCTTGCCTTTAAGCTTGTCCATTAAGGATCACTATGTTAAG GATCCACCTCTGTGGTTATCAATTGATCTCTCATCCACctctgaaattgatgaagacaATGATGGCATCTGGAATATTGTTGGAGGCAAG GCTTCATGTCGTAGGGTTTTTTCCTTGGATGTGGTTTTATTAAATGCAATGAGCCAGGCTATAAACAAGGAATTGGAG ATTGTTGCTTCACTGGTATATGCGGACAGTGGGCTTCCTGTGGAGAAGACATCTGATGATGAAGATCCCCTTTTGACAAGCTGCGATGGGattgatttttctaattatgATAGACCAGGAAAACTATTGCATGGGCGTGCATCTTTGAAGCTCAAAATATCTCAG CTTTCATCCAAGTGTGATAATAAGCTTTTCCgcattaaactaaaaatcccAAAATTCAGTGGGTATCATTTCCTGGAGGCATTTTCCCATCCAATCCGTTGCATCTCTCGAAGTCGTAATCCCCGGACATCTCTGTCATGGAAAAGGCCAACCTCTGTTGCTGAACCTTTCAACAAATCTCAATCATTTGGACTATATAATGGATCTATAGAATTGCAGCACAACTCCATCCATGAGATAAGACCTAGTCCATCATCAAAACGGATCAAACTTGGGCAAGAAAAGACATCTACCATGGAGAAGCCAGATGTGGAATGCTACTCTGATGCTTGGACAACTAATCAG GTTGAGAATGCACCCCGGATACCATTAGACAGGGGAGCAGAGATTGTTGAAGAAGCAGACAATTCACCATCTGTGTCAGACAGTATCAAAGAAAGGTTATCGGATTTCAATATCACATCAAGCAGCAGCTATTCGATATCAGATGTGACCATTTTTAAATACTGCCTGGGAGGATTGACAGATAGGGCTCTTCTGCTGAAGGAGGTTGCAACCTCTGCCTCTGAAGAAGAGCTTTTTAGGCTTGCAAATGAGGTGTCTCTATACTCAGGATGTTCACACCACAG ACGACAGATAGTGATAGCAAAGAGGTTGATAGAGGAAGGAACCAAAGTTTGGAATTCAATCTCACAAAACAACCGCCTCATTCATTGGGAGAATGTGATTTTTGAGATTGAAGAGCAATTCATGAGGATTACTTGCTCCAGTACTAGATCCCTCACAGCAAAG GATTTTGAGCTCCTGAGGAGAATTGCTGGATGCCGGGAATATATGGCccaagaaaattttgagaagaTATGGCGTTGGCTGTATCCTGTTGCTTTTACATTGGCAAGCGATTCAATAAATACAATATGGAATTCTACATCGCCAAAGTGGATAGAAGGACTTATcacaaaggaagaagcagaaCTGTCACTTCAGGGTCCGAGGGGCCTTCAAGAGCCTGGAACATTTGTTCTGCGGTTTCCCACTTCAAGGAGCTGGCCCCATCCTGATGCAGGTAGCTTAATTGTGACTTACGTTGGCAGTGATTACACTGTTCACCACAGGTTGCTTTCCCTTGATTATATCTACAG TTGTGAGGAAAGGGAGATGAATTTGAAATCACTGGAACATATGCTGTTGGCAGAGCCTGAGCTCTCTCGGTTAGGAAG GATAGTAAGGCAAAGCCAATTAACTTGA
- the LOC118043718 gene encoding cytochrome P450 CYP72A219-like produces the protein MTVTVTSILVSIVYVAVLRWAWRVLNWVWFRPKKVERCLRQQGFAGKPYRLLFGDWKESSDMLKEARTKPIGLSAAVLPRVMPFLHQLVKDYGKNSFMWVGPKPRVNIMNPDQIRDVFMKINEYQKPSHPLLKALACGLVSHEGEKWAKHRKIINPAFHQEKLKLMIPAFYESCSGMLNKWEKLFSVDEGSCELDVWPDLQGLTCDAISRTSFGSNYEEGKRIFDLLKELIDLTALVIIKAIVIPAYRFLPIPSNRRLKAIDKEIKASLKALINKREKAMSAGEDAKNDLLDLLLESNFREIQEHGNTKSVGMSIEDVIDECRIFYFAGQETTTVLLTWTMVLLAQYPKWQARAREEVVQVFGNKKPDFDGLNHLKVVTMILYEVLRLYPPIIYLNRDVHEEIKLGNLLLPAGVQISVPTILLHQDHELWGDDASEFKPERFAEGVSKATKSQVSFLPFGWGPRICVGQNFALIEAKMALAMILQRCSFELSPSYIHAPRTLITLQPQHGAPMIIRKL, from the exons ATGACAGTAACAGTCACTTCAATTCTAGTCTCCATTGTTTATGTTGCAGTGCTAAGATGGGCATGGAGAGTTTTGAACTGGGTTTGGTTTCGGCCGAAGAAGGTCGAGAGGTGCTTGAGACAACAAGGTTTTGCAGGCAAGCCTTACAGGCTTTTGTTTGGAGACTGGAAAGAAAGTTCAGATATGTTGAAGGAAGCAAGGACCAAACCCATTGGTTTATCAGCCGCTGTTCTACCTCGTGTCATGCCCTTCCTCCATCAACTGGTCAAGGATTATG GTAAGAATTCATTTATGTGGGTTGGGCCGAAACCAAGAGTGAACATCATGAACCCTGATCAGATAAGGGACGTATTCATGAAGATAAATGAATATCAGAAGCCCTCGCACCCGCTGTTGAAAGCTCTAGCATGTGGACTTGTAAGTCACGAGGGTGAAAAATGGGCTAAACATAGAAAGATAATCAACCCAGCATTCCATCAAGAGAAGCTGAAG CTTATGATACCTGCGTTTTACGAAAGTTGTAGTGGGATGCTTAACAAGTGGGAGAAGCTGTTCTCTGTAGACGAGGGGTCATGTGAATTGGATGTCTGGCCTGATCTTCAAGGCTTAACTTGTGATGCTATTTCTCGAACGTCGTTTGGAAGTAATTacgaagaaggaaaaagaatattTGATCTCCTCAAGGAACTTATCGATCTTACAGCTCTTGTTATAATAAAAGCAATTGTCATACCAGCTTACAG GTTCCTGCCGATCCCATCTAATAGAAGGCTAAAAGCTATTGACAAAGAAATAAAAGCTTCTCTTAAGGCTCTCATCaacaaaagagagaaagcaatgaGTGCTGGTGAAGATGCAAAGAATGACTTGTTGGATTTACTTCTGGAATCCAATTTTAGAGAAATACAAGAGCATGGAAATACTAAGAGCGTCGGAATGAGTATTGAAGATGTGATTGACGAATGTAGAATATTCTACTTTGCTGGACAAGAAACAACCACAGTTCTTCTTACCTGGACCATGGTTTTATTGGCTCAGTATCCGAAATGGCAAGCACGCGCAAGAGAAGAGGTTGTGCAAGTCTTTGGTAACAAAAAACCAGATTTTGATGGGCTAAATCACCTTAAAGTT GTTACCATGATTTTGTATGAAGTTCTTAGGTTATACCCTCCGATAATTTATCTTAATCGAGATGTTCATGAAGAAATAAAGCTTGGAAATTTGCTATTACCTGCCGGAGTGCAGATCTCGGTGCCAACAATCCTCCTTCACCAAGATCATGAACTATGGGGTGATGATGCCTCTGAGTTCAAACCAGAGAGGTTTGCTGAAGGTGTTTCAAAGGCTACAAAGAGTCAAGTCTCATTCCTTCCCTTTGGATGGGGTCCTCGAATATGCGTTGGACAAAACTTTGCTTTGATTGAAGCAAAAATGGCTTTGGCAATGATTTTACAGCGCTGCTCTTTTGAGCTCTCTCCATCGTATATTCATGCTCCTCGCACGCTCATAACTCTTCAGCCACAGCACGGTGCCCCAATGATAATACGTAAACTCTAA